The window AAAAAGCTTCACTCAGGTGAACGGCCTTATGGGTgtagtgaatgtgggaaatcatTTACTGCTAGTTCTGCCCTGCGTTACCACCAGAGGCTTCACACTGGGGAAAGGCCTTATGAGTGTCATGAATGTGGGAAATTATTTACCGTTAGTTCTGCCCTCCGTTCGCACCAAAGACTTCACACAGGGGAACGACCCTATCAGtgcaatgaatgtgggaaatcctGTACTACTAGTTCTGCCCTCCGGCGACACAAGAGAGTTCACACAGGAGAACGGCCTTACAAGTGCCATGAATGTGGGAAATCATTTACTGCCAGTTCTACCCTCCGTTATCACAAGAGAGTTCATACTGGAGAACGGCCATATgagtgtaatgaatgtgggaaatcgTTTACTGTTAGTTATGCCCTCCGTTCGCACCAGAGtgttcacactggagaaaagccTTACCAGtgcaatgaatgtgggaaatcttttatTAGTCTTAGTGGTTTTAGATATCATTACAGACTTCACACTGCAGAAAGGATTTAAAACAGCACAGAAGGTCAAAATTCTTGCTTAGTAGCATTTAGGCTGCAGGACAACCTCTGAGGTGGCCACATACATGAATTGAACATGGTTCCCCAAATGTCCCCAGTGGAGTGACTTCCCATACAATCCAGCCATTTGCAGAAAAATTGACCTGCATCGTGCTTTCTGATGTGGGTGCAGTCACC is drawn from Mustela nigripes isolate SB6536 unplaced genomic scaffold, MUSNIG.SB6536 HiC_scaffold_17393, whole genome shotgun sequence and contains these coding sequences:
- the LOC132009366 gene encoding zinc finger protein 154-like, producing the protein YHERFHTGKKPYNCSECGKSFVTSKQHRTHQIVHSRERPYECPECSKSFPRKDTLNVHKKLHSGERPYGCSECGKSFTASSALRYHQRLHTGERPYECHECGKLFTVSSALRSHQRLHTGERPYQCNECGKSCTTSSALRRHKRVHTGERPYKCHECGKSFTASSTLRYHKRVHTGERPYECNECGKSFTVSYALRSHQSVHTGEKPYQCNECGKSFISLSGFRYHYRLHTAERI